The following coding sequences are from one Helicoverpa zea isolate HzStark_Cry1AcR chromosome 4, ilHelZeax1.1, whole genome shotgun sequence window:
- the LOC124629763 gene encoding muscle-specific protein 20-like: MPGRPIWQCAGKREPEKEQEAQQWIEAVIGERFPNMPYELALRDGIILCKLMNRLQPGIITKVNVSGGDYKYMDNINQFQKACVKYGVPDVDLFQTTDLWDQKNIALVTQTIFALGRTAYKHPEWRGPYLGPRPAEENRRDFSEDVLRAGNAVIGLQAGTNKLANQSGQNFGASRKIILGK, from the exons TGTGCTGGTAAGCGCGAACCCGAGAAGGAGCAAGAAGCCCAGCAATGGATCGAAGCAGTGATCGGCGAGAGGTTCCCCAACATGCCTTACGAACTGGCTCTTCGCGACGGTATCATCCTGTGCAAGCTAATGAACCGTCTACAGCCTGGCATCATCACCAAAGTCAACGTTTCTGGTGGGGACTACAAGTACATGGACAATATTAACCA GTTCCAAAAAGCGTGTGTAAAGTACGGAGTACCTGATGTGGACCTCTTCCAAACAACAGACCTTTGGGACCAGAAGAATATCGCTCTCGTCACACAAACCATCTTCGCTCTTGGCAGGACG gCATACAAACACCCGGAATGGCGCGGCCCCTACCTAGGACCCAGGCCTGCTGAAGAGAACCGACGTGACTTCAGCGAAGATGTGCTCCGTGCTGGCAATGCTGTGATCGGTCTTCAAGCTGGCACCAACAAGTTGGCCAATCAATCCGGCCAGAACTTTGGCGCGTCTCGCAAAATCATCCTTGGCAAGTGA